GGGTGAGCGACTGTGTGTCCATCACCTTTTTGTCAAAGAAGCAGGAGTCAGTGGGCTACATGCTTCATGAGCAGGAGAGGCGGAAACTAAGGAAGGCTCATGTGTTGGAGGAAGCATGTTTGAAGAGCAGCAGGTCTGACAGAGTTTGCTCTTTAATACTCTCCCCAGCACACGGAAGGggaagggggtggaggttgctgctatgagagagaaaaaaaaaacagccacaaTAGAGATTCTGCCTTCAAAGGTTGGCTTGCCACCTGAAGCAGCCACTGCCCAGGGGGTGCAAAGAAGAGACAGCAGCGCCCAGCTTGGAGGTGCTAACTCCAGAGGCCAGCATCAGCAACTGGGCACAGAAAGGAGCTCCCTGGGCAGGGACCATGGCACGGCCACATCCCTGGTGGCTGTGCGTTCTGGGGACCCTGGTGGGGCTCTCAGCTACTCCAGCCCCCAAGAGCTGCCCAGAGAGGCACTACTGGGCTCAGGGAAAGCTGTGCTGCCAGATGTGTGAGCCAGGTAAGAGGGGGCCTTGGTAAGGGCCAGGTGAGTGGCGAAAGAGAGAGGACTGGGGTTAATACAGTAAATAGGCGCAGGGTGAGACTGAGCTCAAGCAAGGAGGGAAATCCTGCAGCTGTGGGGAGGCACCACCTTGAAGAGGGCAGAGAACCAGCCCTTCTCAGGCCTTGATCCCTTACCCTCTCCTCCCAGGAACATTCCTCGTGAAGGACTGTGACCAGCACAGAAAGGCTGCTCAGTGTGATCCTTGCATACCGGGGGTCTCCTTCTCTCCcgaccaccacacccggccccactGTGAGAGCTGTCGGCACTGTAACTCTGGTGAGGTGGGCAAGGGTGTGTAGGTGGGGACACTGGACAAGCATTTGGGGGAGCAAGGCTGGTGACGGGTTTGGGGGTGCAAGGAGGATGAGGGGGCCAAAGCTTTGGCCTTCTTCAAGGCTCACAGCAAGTGGAGCCAATGCTGGGAAATGGGGCACCCTAGGTGGGGCATGAATTAACATGGGCAGACATCTAGTATTTCAGGAAAGGGATAAATAGAATTTGAGGGATTGGTGAGAATGGGTCTATGGATAGGATCAAGACAATAAAATGAGAGAAGTGGCTCTACGACCCCAGATTTCGGGCAAGCAACCCCCAACCAATAAACTGACTGTGTTCCCAGAGTGCACATGTGTAGGTTGGCCATTGGGAATTTGGAATACATCTTTCTAAGGAAATAACAAAACAACCCAATAGGTAACGACCTTTTTTTGCACAAAAGCCAATTTGAGAAAATGAGTATGTATGTagcctgtgtttttattttatagttccaaaaaaaaagtttttttttaaactaagaagTATAATATCTGCAGTTGTGCTTATGAATGCTGTTATTATTTCTCCATCTTCGCTACAATTTCAGAAACTACGGCCAGTATACACTAGAATAGCAGGCTTTAAAGCGGCCCCTTTGAACAAATGTTCTCTAGCAAGACACTTTTTAGAACTAGGTAACTGTAACTATTAAACTACCTACTTGCAAAATGTGTTTGGTGTCACTGGGTCTCTTGgtactgggttttgttttgtttagtttagagacaaggtctagctctgtcacccaggctggagtgcagtggtgcaatcatagctccccacagccttgaactcctgggctcaagcaatcttcttgtctcagcctccgaaagtgccaggattacaggtgtgagctacagtgCCTGGTCccgtaaaaacaaaaacaaaaaccaacaccagatgtggtggctcatgcctataatcccagcacttgggaggccaaggcagaagggtatttgcatattttgtagagacttgagcccaggagcttgagaccagctgggcaacatagtgagaccttgtctctaaaaaaattggCTGGTCATGGtagtgcacctgcagtcccagctacttgggaggctgagatgggaagatcacttgagcccaggaggtccaggctgctcacaccactgcactccagcctgggtaacagagcaaaaccctttgtcacacacacacacacacacacacacacacacaaaaagccagagcagtggctcacacttgtaatcccagcactttaggaggccaaggcaggcggatcccttgagcccaggagtttaagaacaccctgggcaacatggcaaaaccctgtctctactaaaaatgcaaaaagttagccaggcgtggtggcacgaacctatagtcccagctactcagaaggctgaagtgagaagatcacttgagtccaggaagtggaggctgcagtgagccgtgactgtaccactgcactccagcttgggagacagagtgagcagagtgagaccctgtttccaaaaaaaaaaaaagaaaacaaaagcttttCCATTGcaaatcaaccaaaaaggaacATCTTTAATACACAAGAAATATTCTTCAGTCTACTTAACTTAAAAATGTAACTGTAAtagatgcttttctcttggcAGCAGCCCCTACAGGGTTGGAACTTTTCCTAGTCAAAACCCCCCTACTCACTCTGCAGACACTTCCTGAAGGTCTTCGCCCCATACTGAGCCCATCTTCAGTCCCTTCACTTGTTCCAAACTAGCCCAATCCATGACCCTTCTCTGGGAGCTCAGCCAACAGATCCCAAAGTACCGCAGCAGCACCTGGCTGCAGAAGGACCCCCGGGAAATGCAGCCAGGGGTGAGAAGATGGGTGGGCTGAATGAGCTcggccctctctgggccttagtgcTGGCATCTGTGAGATGAGGACATGCCTGAAGTCAGCCTGGAATTTTGAGCCCAGGTTATACCTGGTAAATAGAACTCCCAGGTCTCCGGATACTCACCACTAAAACAATAGCacctcattgtttttgttttgttttgttttgttttttaattatactttaagttctagggtacatgtacacaatgtgcaggtttgttacatatgtatacatgtgccatgttggtgtgctgcacccattaactcatcatttacattaggtatatctcctaatgctatccctcccccatccccacaccCCACGACAggcgacaggccccagtgtgtgatgttccccttcctgtgtccaagtgttctcattgttcaattcccacctacgagtgagaacacaTTGTTTTGAACCCCCCCCCCAGCAGCTTCTTTAACCCCTCCATTTCCCTTTTGGTGGAGACCCTTAGTCATCACTCCTCCCTACCACCAGTGCTCTCCCCTCCTGCACTGTCCCAGGCTTCCTCATTCTTCCCTTGCAGGTCCTTATCCAACATGGCTCACAATTCCTGGGAAGCCACAAGGAAACCAAATTCTAGTAGCAACTCAGAGTCAGCATTCATTAGCAGGTCACAGGGCCATAAGGATGCCAAGAAGGAATTTGTCCCTCTCCTTGTCCTGACAAAAGGCATAAGTAGAAGAAAATTGTTAGGTTTGGTTATGACCTTTGACATTCTCTCTTTGACATCCTCCCTTTCTGCACCCCTCTTCCACCTGTCAGGGCACCTAGGACTCCCCGGGTCCCCACAAGTGTCTGCCCTAAGGCCCACCAGGCTTCCTTGCAGCCTGTCCCACATCTGGGTGTCACTGCCTTCCTCTGAATCACCCTCCTCTCAAACCAGTCACCAgcgagcccagcccagcccagctagTGCCCTACCACCCCCGCCCCCAGGATAATTAACACCCAGCCACCCAGCATCGGACCCCTACACTTgagcaaaatgtatattttaaaggcaaattctcacgcctataatcccagcactttgggaggccaaggcgggcggatcacgaggtcaggagattgagaccatcctggctaatacagtgaaaccccatctctactaaaaatacaaaaaattagccaggtgtggtggcacacacctgtaatcccagctactagggaggctgaggcaggagaatcacttgaactcaggaggcggaggttgcagtgagccaagatcgtgccactgcactccaacctgggcgacaaagcaagactgtcaaaaaacaaacaaacaaaataaaggctAAGTAACTGTAATCAAGtaactatttattatttatttattttagtgtatCCACAGGTTGTGCAGCCATCAACACTATCTAATTCTATAACATTTTCGTTACCCCAGAGAAACCTGTACCCCTTAGCAAtgactccccatttcctcccccCAAccaaccccagccccagccccagcccctgggaaTCCCTaatatactttgttttgttttttgttggtggtgtttgagacaggatctcactctgtcacccaggctggagcgcagtatcatgatctcagctcactgtaacctccacctcccgggctcaagcgatcctcccacctcagcctccccagtagctgggcctacaggtgtgcaccaccacgcccagctaatttttgtattttttgtagagacggggtttcaccatgttggtcaggctggtctcaaactcctgagctcaagcaatccacccacctcaacctcccaaagtgctgggattacaggcgtaagccactgcacctggctattttctttctttcttttcttttttttttttttttttgagatggagtttcactctgttacccaggctggagtgcagtggcgtgatctcggctcactgcaacttccacctcccgggttcaagcaattccctgcctcacccggctattttctatttgttgatCTGCTGCTGGTTATCCCTGTGAGCCAAATTTGTACAAATTCTTAAGCTTTACAATCATGCGTGCCTCTCTGTAcgtatattatactttaattaaaagttattaaagtattggggccgagcacagtggctcacgcctgtaatcccaacactttgggaggctgaggctggtgcatcacctgaggtcaggagtttaataccagcctggccaatacagtaaAACtccgttgctactaaaaatacaaaaaattagccaggtgtggtgacgggcacctgtaatcccagctactcgggaggctgaggcaggagaattgcttgaacccgggaggcagaggttgcaatgagccaaggtcacgccattgcactccagcctcggcaacaagagcaagactccatctcaaaaaaataaataaaaaataaaaaatgtatcagGGAGTACAAGAGAAAGTCATATAAGCTCTTTCTACTTTTCATGGTTTCTATATCTGAACCCATGAATCTTCCTTCTGAAATGTCCAACTTTCTtctttaataacaataataatggcaaAGGCATTGGGGGACTGTGAGCAAAGGGCAGGCCTTTGCAGGGGTGGGAATAGAAAGGGAAGCACGTCCCTAGAGGTGGGCctgggatgggggttgggggatgaAGCAAGTGGACCTTGAAGGTCTCCACAGGTCTGAGTGTCCTATGCTCCCTGGTCCTCTCTTCCCCCAGGTCTTCTCGTTCGCAACTGCACCATCACTGCCAATGCTGAGTGTGCCTGTCGCAATGGCTGGCAGTGCAGGGACAAGGAGTGCACCGAGTGTGATCCTCTTCCAAACCCTTCGCTGACCGCTCGGTCATCTCAGGCCCTGAGCCCACACCCTCAGCCCACCCACTTACCTTATGTCAGTGGTAAGTTCCAGGCAACTCTCTGTGCCATCACGTGGGGTAGCGGTGATACCCCAACCAGTACTCCCCACTCCTACCACTAGATAAGGTCAGCCTGTTTCTGCCTTCCCATCCCATCCAGCacctctcaggccttcagatgtGCCCTATGGGGTTCCCTGCTGCTACTCATTCTGTCTCTGTTTTTCCAGAGATGCTGGAGGCCAGGACAGCTGGGCACATGCAGACTCTGGCTGACTTCAGGCAGCTGCCTGCCCGGACTCTCTCTACCCACTGGCCACGTGAGTTTTCTCCTTAATCCCCACCGCTAGAGAGAATGCATACATGAGGGGCCAGGAGGGAAGCCAGACAGAAAGCTCCTAGGATTAGGGataaaaggaggggaaaaagcaGAGTCCACTGTTTAGGAGAGGAGTTGGCCAACGGTGGCGGGTGGGATAGAATAaggtgggggaaaggggagaggcAAGGTGACAGGAGGGCTGGGCTGAGGGAGCCAAGGGCTAGACCCTCCCCTAACCCCTGTGTGTCCCCTCCTATTACAGCCCAAAGATCCCTGTGCAGCTCCGATTTTATTCGCATCCTTGTGATCTTCTCTGGAATGTTCCTTGTTTTCACCCTGGCCGGGGCCCTGTTCCTCCATCAACGAAGGAAATATAGATCAAGTAAGAGACAGAACACAGGTCTCCGGTCCTGCCCTTGCACCACACCCCACTGGCTCAACTCCACTGCCCACGCCTGGAATCTCACTGAAACCCACCAGCTCCACTTCACCAGCCTTGGTCCTACCCCTTCTCTCCCCTTAGCTGGCGTGCTCCTGACACCCCTCCCCCAAGCGCACCCGCCTCTACCCATCTCCTTCTCCcgtctccccctgcccccactgctGGCCAAGACTCATCGGATCTCCTTCTGCAGACAAAGGAGAAAGTCCTGTGGAGCCTGCAGAGCCTTGTCGTTACAGCTgccccagggaggaggagggcagCACCATCCCCATCCAGGAGGATTACCGAAAACCGGAGCCGGCCTGCTCCCCCTGAGCCAGCACCTGCGGGAGCTGCACTACAGCCCTGGCCTCGACCCCCACCCCGCCGACCATCCAAGGGAGAGTGAGACCTGGCAGCCACAACTGCAGTCCCATCCTCTTGTCAGGGCCCTTTCCTGTGTACACGTGACAGAGTGCCTTTTCGAGACTGGCAGGGACGAGGACAAATATGGATGAGGTGGAGAGTGGGAAGCAGGAGCCCAGCCAGCTGCGCCTGCGCTGCAGGAGGGCGGGGGCTCTGGTTGTAAAACACACTTCCTGCTGCGAAAGACCCACATGCTACAAGACGGGCAAAATAAAGTGACAGATGACCACCCTGCAGCTCTCCAGCTTCCTCTCTGAAATTCCAGTCCCAAAATCCAGTTTCCTGGCCGCCTCCTGGCTCAGGTCAGGATCTGGCAGAGGAGGTTTCTCGGCCGGTTATGTTGGGGCCTGCTCAAGGGCGGGGGTGAGAAAGGTCCCCAGGCTACTGTGGATCCTGTGTCTGACTTCAGATCCCCTTTTCCCACAGTTATAGCTCCACTTTTTGGGGACAGGTGGGGAGCAAAAGGGTGCAGAGGTCAGGTCTCGAAATCACCAGGGGATTTCCGGGTGAGGTGGGTGGTGAGAAAGGAAACAGCAAGCAGGGCTCTGGCAGCTGCTGCAGACGGCTTCACACAGGGACGCGGGCTGCCATCTTGCTCTAAGTGAAAGTGAAAGAAAAGTCGGCAGCAGAGGGAACAGGGAAGAAACCTAAAGGCCGCAGGCTGCCAGGTGTGCTTGGAGAGCCCCCTTCTTCCGCCGGGCCTCGCAAGCAGCGTAGGACTGTGGAGAAGGGCGGTGGGCAAGGAGGGAACTCGAGAGCAGCCTCCATGGGCACACAGGAGGGCTGGTGCCTGCTGCTCTGCCTGGCTCTATCTGGAGCAGCAGAAACCAGTGAGTCTGGGAGTCGGGGAGAGCTGGCTGGGAGAAGAGCTACTAGAAGCCCCAGGGTGCCACCCTCCCCGAGATTCCAGAAGAGCAAAGGGGCCGGGGATGACCCAATCGCCTTCTAAGCCCAACAGGGGAAAGGCTCAGCGGCTGGCAAAGGAAGGAACCAAtagtgtgtgtggagggagggtgGGGACTCCACAGGGAAAATGCTAAAGAGGGGCTGCCTCTGTGGCTGTGGTCAGGAGCCACTGTCCTACAGAGAGGGCACTGGCCTGGGAGCTGACACTTCAGAAGAGGAAAGGACTCCCCAGGTGAGGAAATCACTTGGAAGGTGACCTTGAAGGCGGGGGAGGGGAAGGCTACCCGAAATGGGAGAAAGCAGTGCAGGCTGTCAGTGCCCCAGCAACAGTAACCGTCCAGTCTCCTCTCTCTGCGGTGGCACTTGCTTGTTTTCTGAGAATTCCTTTGACTGAAAAGATAGTCTTTTATTCAACAGTTGGAAATGCAAGTATAAACTCCTCTGAGCAAGGCAAATCCAGGACTTTAACTCTCACCAAGAAGTATTTGCCTGGACTAGCAGGTGCTCTCCAGAAAGCTGGTTTGGGGATGACGGGAGAATAGAGGGACACAGAAACAGCTAGGATCTTGGATGGCAACTTTTACCCTTTGATGACTCCACAGTTTGAGGGCGGGGGCAGGAAGCAAGTGTGGAGTAGCTTTCTGGGGAAGGGGGTGCTCACCCCAGCCTTTGTCTGCAGAGCCCCACCCAGCAGAGGGGCAGTGGCGGGCAGTGGACGTGGTCCTAGACTGCTTCCTGGCGAAGGACAGTGCGCACCGTGGAGCTCTCGCCAGCAGTGAGGACAGGGCAAGGGCCTCCCTTGTGCTGAAGCAGGTGCCAGTGCTGGACGATGGCTCCCTGGAGGACTTCACCGATTTCCAAGGGGGCACGCTGGCCCAAGATGACCCACCTATTATCTTCGAGGCCTCAGGTAAAAGCCTTCCACCTGTGTCCTTGGTCCTCCCGGGCTCCCTCCACCAGGACAGCCCAGGTCCCGATTACAGCCACACATACTGCCTCCCGTTGGCCCTGGTGTTCTCATGCTAATTTGCCCTCTGTGTGTGCCCTGCTTCTCCCCAGTGGACCTGGTCCAGATTCCCCAGGCCGAGGCCTTGCTCCATGCTGACTGCAGTGGGAAGGAGGTGACCTGTGAGATCTCCCGTTACTTTCTCCAGATGACAGAGACCACTGTTAAGACAGCAGCTTGGTTCATGGCCAACGTGCAGGTCTCTGGAGGGGGACCTAGCATCTCCTTGGTGATGAAGACTCCCAGGGTCGCCAAGAATGAGGCTCTCTGGCACCCGACGCTGAACTTGCCCCTGAGCCCCCAGGGGACTGTGCGAACTGcaggtaagaaaatgaaaagcaaggccaggtgtggtggctcacgcctgtaatgccagaatTTTGGGATACcgaggtcggtggatcacctgaggtcaggagtttgagatcagcctggtcaacacggtgaaaccccgtctctactaataccaaaattagccgggcatggtggcgggtgcctgtaatcccagctacgagggaggctgaggcaggagaatcgcttgaacccggaaggcagaggttgcggtgagccgagatcacaccatggcacttcagcctgggcaacaagagcgaaactccatctcaaaaaaaaaaaagaaaagaaaagcaagtcaCAGAAAGTTTTGCTTTTCTAAAGTGGTAAGATATGGGGgacagaagaagaaagggaacaaATCCACCTCCATCCACACTGGTCACCTCAGGGCACCCCTAGGCCTTGGTCCTTTCTTCCTAAAAACCCCTGAGTCAGGCCAGGTGCGaaggcccatgcctgtaatcccagcactttgggaggccaaggcaggtggatcacctgaggtcaggagttcaagaccagcctggccaacatggtgaaaccccctctctactaaaatacagaaattagccgggcatgatggcaggtgcctgtaatcccagctactcaggagactgagacgggagaatcacttgaacctcagagacggtggttgcagtgagccgagattgcgccactgcactccagcctgggcagctgagtgagac
The sequence above is a segment of the Pan paniscus chromosome 10, NHGRI_mPanPan1-v2.0_pri, whole genome shotgun sequence genome. Coding sequences within it:
- the CD27 gene encoding CD27 antigen isoform X1, with the protein product MARPHPWWLCVLGTLVGLSATPAPKSCPERHYWAQGKLCCQMCEPGTFLVKDCDQHRKAAQCDPCIPGVSFSPDHHTRPHCESCRHCNSGEKLRPVYTRIAGFKAAPLNKCSLARHFLELGLLVRNCTITANAECACRNGWQCRDKECTECDPLPNPSLTARSSQALSPHPQPTHLPYVSEMLEARTAGHMQTLADFRQLPARTLSTHWPPQRSLCSSDFIRILVIFSGMFLVFTLAGALFLHQRRKYRSNKGESPVEPAEPCRYSCPREEEGSTIPIQEDYRKPEPACSP
- the CD27 gene encoding CD27 antigen isoform X2 gives rise to the protein MARPHPWWLCVLGTLVGLSATPAPKSCPERHYWAQGKLCCQMCEPGTFLVKDCDQHRKAAQCDPCIPGVSFSPDHHTRPHCESCRHCNSGLLVRNCTITANAECACRNGWQCRDKECTECDPLPNPSLTARSSQALSPHPQPTHLPYVSEMLEARTAGHMQTLADFRQLPARTLSTHWPPQRSLCSSDFIRILVIFSGMFLVFTLAGALFLHQRRKYRSNKGESPVEPAEPCRYSCPREEEGSTIPIQEDYRKPEPACSP